A single region of the Dehalococcoides mccartyi genome encodes:
- a CDS encoding enoyl-ACP reductase FabI: MTQTSYGLLKGKKGIIFGPLNEQSLGWKIALACHREGAKLAISNVATALKMGNTAELARICGQAPLLVADATSDDELKALFAELKTTLGEIDFIVHSVGMSANIRKKIPYESTNYIFYNKGLEISAISLHKIIRYALEAGVLKDNGSIVALSYIGAQRVFSQYNDMNDAKALLEAIARNFGSRLADRGIRVNTVSQSPTRTSAGSGISNFDAMYEYANLLAPLGNASGEECADYVVTLLSDLSRKVTMQNLYHDGGFSSAGISEKLLSLLERNQPEAGV; encoded by the coding sequence ATGACTCAAACGTCTTACGGATTGCTCAAGGGTAAAAAAGGAATTATATTCGGCCCCTTAAACGAGCAAAGTCTGGGCTGGAAAATAGCCCTGGCCTGCCACCGCGAAGGAGCTAAACTGGCTATTTCCAACGTAGCTACCGCCCTTAAAATGGGAAACACCGCCGAACTGGCCCGCATTTGCGGCCAAGCCCCGCTGTTGGTTGCAGATGCCACCAGCGATGATGAGCTGAAAGCCCTGTTTGCCGAACTGAAAACAACCCTTGGGGAGATAGATTTCATAGTCCATTCGGTAGGTATGAGCGCCAATATCCGCAAGAAAATACCGTATGAATCTACCAACTATATTTTTTATAACAAAGGGCTGGAGATTTCGGCCATATCCCTGCACAAAATAATCCGTTATGCCCTTGAAGCCGGGGTATTAAAAGACAACGGCAGTATAGTGGCACTGTCTTATATAGGGGCACAAAGGGTATTTTCCCAGTATAACGACATGAACGATGCCAAAGCCCTGCTGGAAGCTATTGCCCGAAATTTCGGTTCCCGCCTGGCAGACCGGGGAATAAGGGTAAATACCGTTTCCCAGTCACCTACCCGCACCTCCGCCGGTTCGGGAATAAGCAATTTTGATGCCATGTACGAATACGCAAATCTGCTTGCCCCCTTGGGCAATGCCAGCGGGGAAGAATGCGCTGATTATGTGGTAACCCTGCTTTCAGACCTCAGCCGCAAGGTTACCATGCAAAACCTTTATCATGACGGGGGGTTTTCCAGTGCAGGTATTTCCGAAAAACTGCTTAGTTTGCTGGAACGCAATCAGCCAGAAGCGGGTGTATAA
- the fabD gene encoding ACP S-malonyltransferase has product MTEIKTAYVFPGQGAQFVGMGRDLYSKFHSARELFDLADKALGFSLSKLCFEGPEENLKDTRNSQSAIVCHSLCALAAFMESGKSKLLPEPSFVAGHSLGEYSALGASGILPYPQAILLSRKRGELMAEAAAKTPGAMAAVIGLSEEILSDICLKTGCYIANFNSPGQMVISGLKEAVEQASVQASASGAMKVVPLQVSGGFHTPLMSPASAGLKEVLNSISFDTAKIPLVANTSASPLTNPQDIKSELACQLTGGVQWQKSIENMIAAGVNTFVEIGPGKVLAGLIKRINRSVSIYNINDTASIQNFSV; this is encoded by the coding sequence ATGACTGAGATTAAAACAGCTTATGTCTTCCCCGGTCAGGGTGCCCAGTTCGTGGGCATGGGACGGGATCTGTATTCCAAGTTTCATTCCGCCAGAGAGCTTTTTGATCTGGCGGATAAAGCTTTGGGATTTTCATTGTCAAAACTGTGTTTTGAAGGGCCTGAAGAGAACCTTAAAGACACCCGCAACTCCCAGAGTGCCATTGTCTGCCACAGCCTATGTGCCCTTGCAGCTTTTATGGAAAGCGGCAAGTCAAAGCTCCTGCCCGAACCTTCTTTTGTAGCCGGGCATTCACTGGGTGAATATTCGGCTCTGGGTGCAAGCGGCATACTCCCCTACCCGCAGGCTATTTTACTTTCCCGCAAAAGAGGGGAGCTTATGGCGGAAGCGGCTGCCAAAACACCGGGTGCTATGGCAGCTGTTATAGGACTTTCGGAAGAAATACTGTCTGATATCTGCCTTAAAACAGGCTGTTACATAGCGAATTTCAATTCTCCCGGACAGATGGTTATCAGCGGCCTGAAAGAGGCGGTAGAGCAGGCATCCGTCCAAGCCAGCGCCAGCGGAGCGATGAAAGTAGTACCCCTGCAGGTAAGCGGCGGGTTTCATACCCCGCTTATGTCGCCAGCTTCCGCCGGTTTAAAAGAAGTACTTAACTCTATCAGTTTTGATACCGCCAAAATACCTTTGGTAGCCAATACTAGTGCCAGTCCGCTTACCAATCCGCAAGATATAAAAAGCGAACTGGCCTGCCAGCTGACCGGCGGTGTCCAGTGGCAAAAAAGCATAGAAAACATGATAGCCGCCGGGGTAAATACCTTTGTTGAGATTGGGCCGGGCAAAGTGCTGGCCGGCCTGATTAAAAGAATTAACCGCAGTGTCAGTATCTACAATATAAACGATACCGCTTCTATCCAAAATTTTAGCGTATAA
- the mfd gene encoding transcription-repair coupling factor — translation MNLSGLLPLIDQSPSFDSLFQALDRGEADISVLDAGRGFSLASVYRRLKCPMLVITSQPERARELLEQIAAYTGEEPGFLPDPSLLPYQRAVSDRNSSLEKMRLAGILGGYIRSGDSRIIVTAVPALLQRYVSPEIFKQSFIQVWAGLEIEPQDLISRFQQLGYRQESIVEIPGTYSHRGGMLDIFPHTEDNPVRLEFFGNTLESLRNFDPKSQRSGKAVNELTISPASELFHLGQLTRKDINNRLDILLTDNLNPEFSRTLSADINHLNEGLKPEYPEFFAPLFNTSSILDYLPSDALVVLDEPASIEQAAFHLDKEAEELRSDRLSHGELPSVYPRPYFNWAEISAMLKTRKRLIMASFGRESESLKLDFTSPDNYVGRLSALYEKLPELKGHTGRVVIVSHQAARLAELLKERSILAVVQTDVLTPPPPASLSLVQGILGSGWSLSGNLHILTDAELFGFVKQRRLPSKRPSARKGVVLDIKPGEFVVHIDHGVALFSGVSHMNRDGMDKEYLILQYAGGDKLYVPTDQMDRVNRFIGSGDEPPSLHRLGTQEWQRAKEKASESAEETARELLDIYAKRELANGYAFSSDTVWQQEMEASFPYVETPDQLKALCDIKEDMEKTRPMDRLILGDVGYGKTEVAIRAAFKAVMDGKQVAVLVPTTVLAQQHYTTFRERLATFPVKVEVLSRFRSQSEQKEVVENMEKGEVDICIGTHRLLQADIKFKDLGLVIIDEEQRFGVAHKEFFKKLRAQVDVLTLSATPIPRTLHMSMVGVRDMSVIETPPGERLPIKTVVAAFDERLIREAILREMERNGQVFFVSNRVMGINLLAERIQKLVPEARIGIGHGQMAEDKLAAVMADFVRHELDVLVCTTIIESGVDVPNANTLIINRADRFGLTQLYQLRGRVGRSSQLAYAYFLYDKEKHLSGDAEKRLKTIYEAAELGAGYGIAMKDLEIRGAGTLLGVKQSGYINSVGFNLYTQMLSEAVAGLKAAGSGLSKEEIRIQNMPAPKLDLPLDAFIPEYYIQDLDLRLSIYQQLSTLASLAGVLEKEKELTDRFGVMPKELENLLYSFRLRLLAKKAHVETIVTEGSQIVVRMLGGLIINKALLEPLRAGVVAGRNQVAIQFRKTGDSWKEVLEEIIWRLG, via the coding sequence TTGAATCTTAGCGGTTTGTTGCCTCTTATAGACCAAAGCCCGTCATTTGACAGCCTATTTCAAGCTCTGGATAGGGGTGAAGCTGACATTTCGGTTTTAGATGCGGGGCGGGGGTTTAGTCTGGCATCCGTATACCGCAGGCTAAAATGCCCCATGCTGGTTATTACCTCGCAGCCGGAGCGGGCAAGGGAACTTTTGGAGCAGATAGCTGCTTATACAGGAGAGGAGCCGGGTTTTCTGCCTGACCCCAGTCTGCTGCCTTATCAGCGGGCTGTTTCTGACCGTAATTCTTCACTGGAAAAGATGCGGCTGGCAGGCATTCTGGGCGGGTATATCCGCAGCGGAGATTCACGGATAATAGTTACGGCTGTGCCGGCTTTGCTGCAGCGGTACGTTTCTCCGGAAATATTTAAACAATCTTTTATACAAGTCTGGGCCGGGTTGGAAATAGAACCCCAGGACCTAATCAGCCGTTTTCAGCAGTTGGGATACCGCCAGGAAAGCATAGTGGAGATACCGGGTACATATTCCCATCGGGGCGGCATGTTGGATATTTTTCCTCATACCGAAGATAATCCGGTAAGATTGGAATTTTTCGGTAATACTCTGGAAAGTCTGCGTAATTTTGATCCCAAGAGCCAGCGTTCGGGAAAAGCGGTAAATGAGCTTACTATAAGCCCCGCAAGTGAGCTTTTTCATCTGGGGCAGCTGACCCGTAAGGACATTAATAACCGGCTGGATATTTTGCTCACAGATAATCTAAATCCCGAATTCAGCCGTACTCTGTCAGCAGATATAAACCATCTTAACGAGGGCCTGAAACCCGAATACCCCGAATTTTTCGCTCCTCTTTTTAATACCTCAAGCATACTTGATTACCTTCCGTCAGATGCTCTGGTAGTGCTGGATGAACCTGCCTCCATAGAGCAGGCAGCTTTTCATCTGGATAAAGAAGCCGAAGAACTGCGCTCTGATCGTCTGTCACATGGTGAACTTCCTTCCGTCTATCCCCGTCCGTATTTTAACTGGGCAGAGATATCCGCCATGCTGAAAACCAGAAAACGGCTTATTATGGCCTCCTTCGGGCGGGAGAGTGAGTCTTTAAAGCTGGATTTTACTTCCCCGGATAATTATGTAGGGCGTTTATCCGCTTTGTATGAAAAATTGCCGGAACTAAAAGGGCACACTGGCAGAGTGGTTATTGTCAGTCATCAGGCCGCCCGTCTAGCTGAGCTTTTAAAAGAGCGCAGTATTTTGGCGGTTGTCCAGACAGATGTATTAACCCCCCCTCCGCCTGCCAGTCTCAGTTTGGTTCAAGGGATATTGGGTTCCGGCTGGAGTTTAAGCGGTAACTTGCATATTCTCACGGATGCCGAACTTTTCGGCTTTGTAAAACAGCGGCGTCTGCCTTCCAAGCGTCCGTCTGCCCGTAAGGGTGTGGTGCTGGATATAAAACCGGGTGAATTTGTGGTGCATATAGACCATGGTGTGGCTTTGTTCAGCGGGGTCAGCCATATGAACCGTGATGGTATGGATAAAGAGTACCTGATACTCCAGTATGCCGGCGGTGACAAACTTTATGTGCCGACAGATCAAATGGACAGAGTAAACCGTTTTATAGGCAGCGGAGATGAACCGCCGTCTTTGCACCGCTTGGGTACTCAGGAATGGCAAAGGGCAAAAGAAAAGGCCAGTGAATCCGCGGAGGAAACCGCCCGCGAACTCCTTGATATCTATGCCAAACGCGAGTTGGCAAATGGCTATGCATTTTCGTCAGATACTGTCTGGCAGCAAGAAATGGAGGCATCATTTCCGTATGTGGAAACTCCTGACCAGCTGAAAGCTCTGTGCGATATCAAAGAAGATATGGAAAAAACCCGCCCTATGGACAGGCTTATACTGGGGGACGTTGGCTACGGTAAAACAGAAGTAGCTATACGGGCAGCTTTCAAGGCGGTCATGGACGGCAAGCAGGTGGCAGTGTTGGTACCTACTACAGTGCTTGCCCAGCAGCATTACACTACTTTCCGTGAGCGGCTGGCTACTTTTCCGGTCAAAGTAGAGGTGCTTAGCCGTTTTCGCAGCCAGTCCGAACAGAAAGAAGTGGTTGAAAATATGGAAAAAGGCGAAGTGGATATCTGCATAGGTACTCACCGCCTGCTTCAGGCAGATATAAAGTTTAAAGATTTGGGACTGGTAATTATAGACGAAGAGCAACGCTTCGGGGTAGCGCACAAGGAATTTTTCAAGAAACTGCGTGCCCAAGTAGATGTGCTTACCCTTAGTGCAACACCCATTCCCCGTACTTTGCATATGTCTATGGTTGGGGTAAGGGATATGAGTGTTATAGAAACTCCGCCCGGTGAACGCCTGCCTATTAAAACCGTAGTAGCTGCTTTTGATGAACGGCTGATACGTGAAGCTATATTGCGGGAGATGGAAAGGAACGGGCAGGTATTTTTCGTGAGTAACCGGGTAATGGGCATAAATTTACTTGCAGAGCGTATTCAGAAGCTTGTCCCCGAAGCCCGTATAGGTATCGGGCACGGGCAGATGGCTGAAGATAAGCTAGCCGCCGTAATGGCTGATTTTGTGCGGCATGAACTGGACGTGCTGGTATGTACTACTATTATAGAATCCGGAGTGGATGTGCCGAATGCCAATACTCTGATTATAAACAGGGCAGACCGCTTTGGGCTTACCCAGCTTTACCAGCTGCGGGGGCGGGTGGGGCGGAGCTCCCAGCTGGCATATGCCTATTTCCTGTATGACAAAGAAAAACACTTAAGCGGTGATGCTGAAAAACGCCTGAAAACTATTTATGAAGCAGCTGAACTTGGGGCAGGATATGGTATTGCCATGAAAGATTTGGAAATAAGGGGTGCGGGAACACTGCTTGGCGTAAAACAATCAGGTTATATAAATTCGGTCGGTTTCAACCTATACACTCAGATGCTGTCAGAAGCAGTAGCCGGACTGAAAGCTGCCGGAAGCGGGCTTTCCAAAGAAGAAATACGCATCCAGAATATGCCTGCCCCCAAGCTGGATTTACCCTTGGACGCATTTATACCCGAATACTATATCCAGGATCTGGATTTACGTTTGTCTATTTACCAGCAATTATCAACTCTGGCCAGTCTGGCAGGCGTTCTGGAAAAGGAAAAAGAACTGACAGACCGGTTCGGGGTAATGCCAAAGGAACTTGAAAATCTGCTATATTCATTCCGTTTACGTTTGCTGGCTAAAAAAGCCCACGTGGAAACTATCGTAACCGAAGGCAGTCAGATAGTAGTGCGGATGCTGGGCGGGCTGATAATAAATAAAGCTTTGCTTGAACCGCTTAGAGCGGGAGTGGTGGCAGGGCGTAATCAGGTGGCTATCCAGTTCAGAAAGACTGGCGATAGTTGGAAAGAAGTGTTAGAAGAGATTATCTGGCGGCTGGGGTAG
- the rpmF gene encoding 50S ribosomal protein L32, with protein sequence MALPKRRLSHSRQGNHRAHVALSAPAVMECPQCNSPKLSHQACSVCGTYKGRTVIDMEAIAKKKADKSKGQQ encoded by the coding sequence ATGGCTCTACCTAAAAGAAGACTTTCCCATTCCCGCCAGGGTAATCACCGGGCTCATGTAGCCCTGAGTGCCCCGGCTGTAATGGAATGCCCCCAGTGCAACAGCCCCAAGCTTTCTCATCAAGCCTGTTCCGTTTGCGGCACTTACAAAGGACGGACTGTGATTGATATGGAAGCGATAGCCAAGAAAAAGGCTGACAAATCCAAGGGTCAGCAGTAA
- the proB gene encoding glutamate 5-kinase gives MNGNCYKRVVIKLGTSLLTGGTGKLDHERMADLCRQIAELTRLGTEIIIVSSGAIAAGRSKMGLRHIPKDVPFKQVLAAIGQSQLMNYYDQLFSPYGLTIAQGLLTKNDLSDRSGYLNARNTLLALMELGVITIVNENDVVAVDEIQQAKFGDNDNLSAMVANLIEADLLLILTNIRGLYTADPTLHPDATLITEVKEITEDLEHLAAGSSNKLGTGGMVTKLEAARLATSSGVNVIIADGHIPDIILKLANGETEGTRFIPTLHKPGSRQRWMMSGLCTRGSICIDDGAAKALRENQKSLLAAGVQQAEGKFGRGDIVKLNDSRGKRLGYGITNYSSDDIAKIKGLHTNEINAVLEGNQGPEIIHRNNLVVI, from the coding sequence ATGAACGGAAATTGTTATAAACGGGTTGTAATAAAACTAGGCACCAGTCTGCTCACCGGCGGTACAGGCAAACTTGACCATGAGCGCATGGCAGATTTATGCCGTCAGATAGCCGAACTGACCCGCCTTGGTACTGAGATAATCATAGTTTCTTCAGGGGCAATTGCCGCCGGACGCTCTAAAATGGGGCTTAGGCATATCCCGAAAGATGTTCCTTTTAAACAGGTGCTGGCAGCTATAGGGCAGAGCCAGCTTATGAATTATTATGACCAGCTTTTCAGTCCTTACGGTCTGACAATTGCCCAGGGTCTGCTGACCAAGAATGACCTGTCTGACCGTTCCGGTTACCTGAATGCCAGAAATACCCTGCTGGCCCTGATGGAGCTGGGAGTGATAACTATTGTCAATGAAAATGACGTGGTGGCGGTAGATGAAATCCAGCAGGCCAAATTCGGGGATAATGATAATCTGTCTGCCATGGTAGCCAACCTGATAGAGGCAGATTTGCTCCTCATACTGACTAATATCCGCGGACTTTATACCGCCGACCCCACCCTTCACCCGGATGCCACCCTGATAACCGAGGTCAAAGAGATAACCGAAGATCTGGAACACCTTGCCGCCGGAAGTTCCAACAAGCTGGGTACGGGCGGAATGGTGACCAAACTGGAAGCGGCCAGACTGGCCACATCTTCTGGGGTAAACGTCATCATAGCGGACGGACATATACCGGATATTATCCTTAAACTGGCAAACGGAGAAACTGAAGGCACCCGTTTTATACCCACGTTGCACAAACCGGGCAGCCGTCAGCGCTGGATGATGAGCGGACTTTGCACCCGCGGCAGTATCTGCATAGATGACGGAGCAGCCAAAGCTTTACGGGAAAACCAGAAAAGTCTGCTTGCTGCCGGGGTACAACAGGCTGAGGGTAAATTCGGGCGGGGGGATATTGTAAAACTGAATGACAGCCGCGGCAAACGGCTGGGTTATGGCATAACCAACTATTCTTCAGATGATATTGCCAAAATCAAAGGCTTACACACGAACGAGATAAATGCTGTTCTGGAGGGTAACCAAGGCCCTGAAATAATTCATCGCAATAACCTGGTGGTAATTTAA
- a CDS encoding YceD family protein — MLQYNVAQLLKSPVGATRTYQLDDEINLEGSPIRVSGEVTFIRIDRGLLVTGGLNTHMNLSCVRCLKEFSCPTSIRLEERFLPTVDVVHGFEVDNSEELDAFFIDEHHILDLSEIIREGAIMATPMKPLCSGECRGFEY, encoded by the coding sequence GTGCTGCAATATAATGTAGCCCAGTTGCTGAAATCACCCGTCGGTGCCACCCGCACCTACCAGCTGGACGATGAAATAAATCTGGAAGGCAGTCCTATCAGGGTATCCGGAGAGGTTACCTTTATCCGTATTGACCGCGGTTTGCTGGTGACAGGGGGCCTTAATACCCATATGAATCTTAGCTGTGTCCGCTGTCTTAAAGAATTCAGCTGTCCGACCAGCATCCGCCTTGAAGAACGGTTTTTGCCCACCGTAGATGTGGTACACGGCTTCGAAGTGGACAATTCTGAAGAGCTTGACGCCTTTTTTATTGACGAGCACCATATTCTGGATTTGAGCGAGATTATCCGTGAAGGTGCTATAATGGCAACACCCATGAAACCTCTGTGCTCCGGTGAGTGCCGCGGTTTTGAATATTAA
- the fabG gene encoding 3-oxoacyl-[acyl-carrier-protein] reductase — protein MGKMLSLDGKTALITGSGRGIGKAIALRFAEAGAKVVINSLSPAGEETATQIRSKGGQAVFVQADVSQSSGVDALFKAAQEAYGGVDILVNNAGITRDQLTMRLSEEDWDSVIQTDLKSVFLCSKAALRQMLKNRWGRIINLSSIVGLKGNPGQANYAAAKAGILGFSCSLAKEVASRNITVNSIAPGFIETDMTAALSEEQRQAITERIPMQKLGTVEDVAACALYLAEEDAKYITGQVISLDGGMSII, from the coding sequence ATGGGTAAGATGCTGAGTTTAGACGGCAAAACAGCCCTGATTACCGGCTCCGGCAGGGGCATAGGCAAAGCTATAGCTTTACGGTTTGCCGAAGCGGGGGCAAAAGTGGTGATAAATAGTCTTTCGCCCGCCGGTGAAGAAACGGCTACCCAAATACGTTCTAAAGGCGGTCAGGCTGTATTTGTTCAGGCAGATGTAAGCCAGAGCAGCGGAGTAGATGCCCTCTTCAAAGCCGCCCAGGAAGCCTACGGCGGGGTGGATATACTGGTAAACAATGCCGGCATAACCCGTGACCAGCTGACCATGCGTTTATCCGAAGAAGACTGGGACAGTGTAATCCAAACCGACTTAAAGAGTGTCTTTTTATGCTCCAAAGCCGCCCTACGCCAGATGCTGAAAAACCGCTGGGGACGGATAATAAACCTCAGTTCCATAGTGGGTTTAAAGGGCAACCCCGGTCAGGCTAACTATGCCGCAGCCAAAGCCGGCATTCTGGGATTCAGCTGCTCTCTGGCTAAAGAAGTGGCCAGCCGCAATATAACCGTAAATTCCATAGCCCCCGGTTTTATAGAGACCGATATGACCGCCGCTTTGTCCGAAGAGCAAAGACAGGCCATAACAGAGCGTATACCCATGCAAAAACTGGGCACAGTGGAAGATGTAGCCGCTTGTGCATTATACTTGGCGGAAGAAGATGCCAAATACATTACCGGACAGGTAATAAGCCTGGACGGCGGTATGTCTATAATATAA
- the nusB gene encoding transcription antitermination factor NusB: protein MTTSRRKAREIVLQALYEQDLAGHNAEDVLRRLLTETPQTEENTEFIFRLTNAVVKHKELLDENIRQFASAWPVEQLSYIDRNVLRLAIFEIIHENDVPVKVAINEAVELAKSFGGNSSARFINGVLSSVSKALADTAKQREE, encoded by the coding sequence GTGACGACCAGCAGACGCAAAGCACGTGAAATAGTCCTTCAAGCCCTGTACGAACAAGACTTAGCAGGGCATAATGCCGAAGATGTTTTAAGACGCCTTTTAACCGAAACCCCTCAGACTGAAGAAAACACAGAGTTTATTTTCAGGCTGACCAATGCCGTAGTCAAGCACAAGGAACTGCTGGATGAAAATATCCGCCAGTTTGCTTCCGCCTGGCCGGTGGAGCAGCTTTCCTATATTGACCGAAATGTCCTCCGGCTGGCCATTTTTGAAATTATCCATGAAAATGACGTACCTGTAAAAGTAGCTATTAACGAAGCAGTTGAACTTGCCAAATCATTTGGGGGCAACTCTTCTGCCAGATTTATAAATGGGGTTCTCAGTTCTGTCAGCAAAGCTCTGGCAGATACAGCAAAGCAACGGGAGGAGTGA
- a CDS encoding B12-binding domain-containing radical SAM protein → MKILLLYPRYPDTFWSFKHALKFVSKKASFPPLGLLTLAAMLPESWQKKLIDLNIENLTDKDILAADYVFISAMAVQQKSAHECINRCHALGRKVVAGGPYFTAEAETLKGIDHLLLGEVENSLADFVADLEAGKAAAVYPEKEKSDLTRTPIPLWNLVKAKEYSSMSLQYSRGCPFNCEFCDIVVLNGRIPRSKGRTQVLAELNALYKSGWRSGVFFVDDNFIGNKNKLKADILPAVVAWQKRKGYPFSFNTEVSINLADDDELLHLMGEAGFDTVFVGVETPNPESLAECSKHQNANRDMLVSIEKIQKAGMQVQGGFILGFDSDPVSIFRAQINFIQQSGIVTAMVGLLNAPRGTRLWNRLKKEKRLLEDFRGDNTDCSLNFVPRMKTEVLINGYNRVLSAIYAPREYYQRVSVLISRYHPKPKGRVKPISAQRLRAFMRSVWHLGILDNSRKYYWRLLGSTLIKNPKAFPLAITLSIYGYHFRKVVERYTGCKFGQDTA, encoded by the coding sequence ATGAAAATACTGCTCCTCTACCCCCGTTACCCTGACACATTCTGGAGTTTCAAGCACGCCTTAAAGTTTGTCTCTAAAAAGGCTTCTTTTCCGCCTTTGGGTCTTTTGACTCTGGCCGCTATGCTGCCGGAGAGCTGGCAGAAGAAGCTTATAGACCTTAATATTGAAAACCTGACAGATAAAGATATTCTGGCGGCAGATTATGTTTTTATAAGTGCCATGGCTGTTCAGCAAAAGTCTGCCCACGAATGTATAAACCGCTGCCATGCCCTTGGCAGAAAAGTGGTGGCCGGAGGGCCTTACTTTACGGCTGAGGCCGAAACACTCAAGGGTATAGATCACTTGCTGCTGGGTGAGGTGGAAAACTCTCTGGCAGATTTTGTGGCTGATTTGGAAGCAGGAAAAGCGGCGGCGGTCTACCCCGAAAAAGAGAAATCAGACCTTACCCGTACACCTATCCCTCTCTGGAATCTGGTCAAGGCAAAAGAGTATTCTTCCATGAGTCTTCAATACTCGCGGGGCTGCCCGTTCAACTGTGAGTTTTGTGATATTGTAGTTTTAAATGGCAGGATTCCCCGTTCCAAAGGGCGTACTCAAGTTTTGGCTGAACTTAATGCCCTGTACAAATCCGGTTGGCGTTCCGGAGTTTTCTTTGTAGACGACAACTTTATAGGCAACAAGAATAAACTAAAGGCTGATATACTGCCGGCAGTTGTAGCCTGGCAGAAGAGAAAGGGTTATCCATTTTCATTTAATACTGAGGTTTCTATTAATCTGGCAGATGATGACGAACTGCTTCACCTGATGGGCGAAGCTGGCTTTGATACTGTATTTGTGGGAGTGGAAACGCCCAATCCGGAAAGTCTGGCGGAATGTTCCAAACACCAGAATGCCAATAGGGATATGCTGGTTTCAATTGAGAAAATCCAAAAAGCCGGTATGCAGGTTCAGGGCGGTTTCATACTGGGCTTTGACAGTGACCCTGTGTCCATATTCCGTGCCCAGATAAATTTTATTCAGCAAAGCGGTATTGTGACCGCCATGGTAGGTCTTTTAAATGCCCCCAGAGGTACCCGTTTGTGGAACAGATTAAAAAAAGAGAAACGGCTGCTGGAAGATTTCCGGGGAGATAACACGGATTGCAGCTTGAACTTTGTTCCCCGCATGAAGACTGAAGTGCTGATAAACGGATATAACCGGGTGCTTTCAGCCATATATGCTCCCCGCGAATATTACCAGCGGGTATCGGTGCTTATATCCAGATATCACCCCAAGCCAAAAGGTAGGGTAAAACCGATATCAGCCCAGAGGTTAAGGGCATTTATGCGGTCTGTATGGCATCTGGGTATTTTAGACAACAGTCGGAAGTATTACTGGCGGTTGTTGGGCTCTACCCTGATAAAAAACCCCAAGGCTTTTCCGCTGGCAATCACCCTGTCAATTTACGGCTATCACTTTCGAAAGGTAGTAGAGCGGTATACAGGGTGTAAATTCGGACAGGATACCGCCTGA
- the acpP gene encoding acyl carrier protein, with translation MATVFERVKKVSVEQLGAEEKDVVLTASFADDLGADSLDQVELIMALETEFGTPESKFEIPDTDAEKLKTVQAVVDYLKSKGIKDN, from the coding sequence GTGGCAACGGTTTTTGAAAGAGTAAAAAAAGTTAGTGTTGAGCAGCTGGGCGCTGAAGAAAAAGATGTGGTGCTTACTGCCAGTTTTGCAGATGATTTGGGTGCAGATTCTCTGGACCAGGTAGAGCTTATTATGGCGCTGGAGACCGAGTTTGGTACTCCTGAAAGCAAATTTGAAATACCTGATACTGATGCCGAAAAATTAAAAACGGTACAGGCTGTGGTGGACTATCTAAAGTCCAAAGGCATAAAAGACAACTAA